A window from Thermomonas aquatica encodes these proteins:
- a CDS encoding lipocalin family protein, producing the protein MKEGSILAAALATLLGACATQEPAIPPVASVDLPRFMGDWYVIAHIPSRPEKDAYDAVESYRLDGDGRIRTTFRQRKGSFDAPIETMEPVGTVVEGSHNAVWGMQFVWPIKAEYVIVDLAPDYSRTIVGRSKRDYVWLMARTPALPKEQLDAAIARIEALGYDTGKLRMVPQSGAAKDR; encoded by the coding sequence ATGAAGGAGGGCTCGATCCTCGCCGCCGCGCTCGCGACGCTGCTCGGCGCCTGCGCCACCCAGGAACCCGCCATCCCGCCGGTGGCCTCGGTCGACCTGCCGCGCTTCATGGGCGACTGGTACGTGATCGCGCACATCCCGTCGCGGCCGGAAAAGGACGCCTACGACGCCGTCGAGTCCTATCGCCTGGACGGCGACGGCAGGATCCGCACCACCTTCAGGCAGCGCAAGGGCAGCTTCGATGCGCCCATCGAGACGATGGAGCCGGTCGGCACCGTGGTGGAAGGCAGCCACAACGCCGTATGGGGCATGCAGTTCGTGTGGCCGATCAAGGCCGAGTACGTGATCGTGGACCTGGCGCCGGATTACTCGCGCACGATCGTCGGGCGCAGCAAACGCGACTATGTCTGGCTGATGGCGCGCACGCCGGCATTGCCGAAGGAGCAGCTGGACGCCGCCATCGCCAGGATCGAGGCGCTGGGCTACGACACGGGCAAGCTGCGCATGGTCCCGCAATCGGGCGCCGCGAAGGACCGATGA
- a CDS encoding sigma-70 family RNA polymerase sigma factor has protein sequence MSASAATGQEARDWSDEMAAVAGRRDRDCFLRIYDHFMPRLCLYLRGVGVPEAVAEELAQESLLRLWQRASSYDPARSALATWLFRIARNLQIDRLRREAGHPQVGEQAIDAEWEADPGTTEAHADQVQLQRRIEALPPVQARLIRMSYFEAKSHQQIASELGMPLGTVKSHVRRAFLRLQGEMGGEP, from the coding sequence ATGTCCGCGTCCGCCGCCACCGGGCAGGAAGCCAGGGACTGGTCCGACGAGATGGCGGCGGTGGCGGGGCGGCGCGACCGCGACTGCTTCCTGCGCATCTACGACCACTTCATGCCGCGCCTGTGCCTGTACCTGCGCGGGGTGGGCGTGCCCGAGGCGGTGGCCGAGGAGTTGGCGCAGGAATCGCTGCTGCGCCTGTGGCAGCGCGCCTCCAGCTACGATCCGGCGCGCAGCGCGCTGGCCACCTGGCTGTTCCGGATCGCGCGCAACCTGCAGATCGACCGCCTGCGCCGCGAGGCCGGGCATCCGCAGGTCGGCGAGCAGGCGATCGACGCCGAATGGGAGGCCGACCCGGGCACCACCGAGGCGCACGCGGACCAGGTGCAACTGCAGCGCCGGATCGAGGCGCTGCCGCCGGTGCAGGCCAGGTTGATCCGCATGTCCTATTTCGAAGCCAAGAGCCACCAGCAGATCGCAAGCGAACTGGGGATGCCGCTGGGCACCGTGAAATCGCATGTGCGCCGCGCTTTCCTGCGCCTGCAGGGCGAAATGGGAGGCGAGCCGTGA
- a CDS encoding SAM-dependent methyltransferase → MNSIVQPRAASGFGALDRALRARLLRQLDGLRQGDIVLVDPLGDARVGEPTAGIPSVRVQVRDAGFYRALAGNGSVGAAESYMDGDWDCDDLVGLVRLLVRNRDLLDGMEGGAARLGGWAMRALHALRRNTREGSRRNIAAHYDLGNDFFRLFLSDDLMYSSALYAGEDDTLEVASTRKLDRICDKLGILPGDHVVEIGTGWGGFALHAARSRGCRVTTTTISREQHALASQRVAQAGLQERVTVLLSDYRDLQGRYDKLVSIEMVEAIGAQYMQAYFSTLGRLLKPDGLGLVQAITIEDHRYAQALRSVDFIKRHIFPGSFIPSIAALLDAKARSSDLALVHLEDFGPSYARTLRDWRLRFLANREQARAQGHDERFLRMWAFYLAYCEGGFLERSIGVAHLLLAKPGYRGASYLPGLLEA, encoded by the coding sequence ATGAACAGCATCGTCCAACCACGCGCGGCCTCCGGTTTCGGCGCGCTGGACCGCGCCCTGCGCGCGCGCCTGTTGCGGCAACTCGACGGCCTGCGCCAGGGCGACATCGTGCTGGTCGACCCGCTGGGGGACGCCCGCGTGGGCGAGCCCACCGCCGGCATCCCGAGCGTGCGCGTGCAGGTGCGCGACGCCGGCTTCTATCGCGCTCTCGCCGGCAACGGCAGCGTGGGCGCGGCGGAGTCGTACATGGACGGCGACTGGGACTGCGACGACCTGGTCGGGCTGGTGCGCCTGCTGGTGCGCAACCGCGACCTGCTGGACGGCATGGAAGGCGGCGCGGCGCGGCTGGGCGGTTGGGCGATGCGCGCGCTGCACGCACTGCGCCGCAACACCCGCGAAGGGTCGCGCCGCAACATCGCCGCGCATTACGACCTGGGCAACGATTTCTTCCGCCTGTTCCTGTCCGACGACCTGATGTACTCGTCGGCGCTGTACGCGGGCGAGGACGACACGCTGGAGGTGGCCTCCACCCGCAAGCTGGACCGCATCTGCGACAAGCTGGGGATCCTGCCCGGCGACCACGTGGTGGAGATCGGCACCGGCTGGGGCGGGTTCGCCCTGCATGCGGCGCGCAGCCGCGGCTGCCGCGTGACCACCACCACCATCTCGCGCGAGCAGCACGCGCTGGCCTCGCAGCGCGTCGCCCAGGCCGGCCTGCAGGAACGCGTCACCGTGCTGCTGTCCGACTACCGCGACCTGCAGGGGCGGTACGACAAGCTGGTCTCGATCGAAATGGTGGAGGCCATCGGCGCGCAGTACATGCAGGCCTATTTTTCCACCCTGGGCCGCCTGCTCAAGCCGGACGGCCTGGGCCTGGTGCAGGCGATCACCATCGAGGACCACCGCTATGCGCAGGCGCTGCGATCGGTGGATTTCATCAAGCGCCATATCTTCCCCGGCTCCTTCATCCCCTCCATTGCCGCGCTGCTGGACGCGAAGGCGCGCAGCAGCGACCTGGCGCTGGTGCACCTGGAGGACTTCGGGCCTTCGTATGCGCGCACCCTGCGCGACTGGCGCCTGCGCTTCCTGGCCAATCGCGAGCAGGCGCGCGCGCAGGGCCACGACGAACGCTTCCTGCGCATGTGGGCGTTCTACCTGGCCTATTGCGAAGGCGGCTTCCTGGAGCGCTCCATCGGCGTGGCCCACCTGTTGCTGGCCAAGCCGGGGTATCGCGGCGCGTCCTATCTGCCCGGCCTGCTGGAAGCCTGA
- a CDS encoding acyl-CoA desaturase — MAARDAAGRNHRGDRALAALRGWLDTAAVADAGDAGADDDRIDWLRALPFIGMHLACLAVFAVGVSATALWVALALYALRMFAITGFYHRYFSHRTFRASRPVQFAFALLGAASVQRGPLWWAAHHRHHHVHADTARDPHTPRKGFWRSHVGWFLTRGGFRTDTSRIGDLLKFPELRWLDRWDTAVPVALAAALYVAGEALARWAPSLGANGPQLLVWGFFVSTVALFHATVTINSLAHRWGRRRFQTRDDSRNNLWLALLTFGEGWHNNHHHFPGSARQGFRWWEIDITWYGLRALQALRIVHDLKPVPAAVLARARGGR; from the coding sequence ATGGCGGCCAGGGACGCGGCGGGACGGAACCATCGGGGCGACAGGGCGCTGGCGGCGCTGCGCGGCTGGCTCGACACGGCCGCAGTGGCGGACGCGGGCGATGCCGGCGCCGACGACGACCGCATCGATTGGCTGCGCGCGCTTCCCTTCATCGGCATGCACCTCGCATGCCTCGCCGTGTTCGCGGTCGGCGTGTCGGCCACCGCGCTGTGGGTCGCGCTGGCGCTGTATGCGCTGCGGATGTTCGCCATCACCGGCTTCTACCACCGCTATTTCTCCCATCGCACCTTCCGCGCCTCGCGTCCGGTGCAGTTCGCGTTCGCGCTGCTGGGCGCGGCTTCGGTGCAGCGCGGTCCGTTGTGGTGGGCCGCCCACCATCGCCACCACCACGTGCATGCGGACACCGCGCGCGACCCGCACACGCCGCGCAAGGGCTTCTGGCGCAGCCATGTCGGCTGGTTCCTGACCCGCGGCGGCTTCCGCACCGACACCTCGCGGATCGGCGACCTGCTGAAATTCCCGGAACTGCGCTGGCTGGACCGCTGGGACACCGCCGTGCCGGTGGCGCTGGCCGCGGCGTTGTACGTCGCGGGCGAAGCGCTCGCGCGCTGGGCGCCGTCGCTGGGCGCCAACGGCCCGCAGTTGCTGGTCTGGGGCTTCTTCGTCTCCACCGTGGCCCTGTTCCACGCCACGGTCACCATCAATTCGCTGGCCCACCGCTGGGGCCGGCGCCGCTTCCAGACCCGCGACGACAGCCGCAACAACCTGTGGCTGGCGCTGTTGACCTTCGGCGAGGGCTGGCACAACAACCACCATCATTTCCCCGGCAGCGCGCGCCAGGGCTTCCGCTGGTGGGAAATCGACATCACCTGGTACGGCCTGCGCGCCCTGCAGGCCCTGCGCATCGTCCACGACCTCAAGCCGGTGCCCGCCGCCGTGCTGGCGCGTGCGCGGGGCGGCCGCTGA
- a CDS encoding DUF1295 domain-containing protein, protein MNPWQQLLLVWSLAAVAQALAWRRQQRTRNAGIVDVVWSFGVGGAAVLTAATGQGALLPRLLLAALGGLWGLRLGLHLLHRVRGEAEDGRYAQLRKRWGDAPLKWLTMFQFQALLVALFALPFLAVAANPVAHWNAWFMAGIAVWIACVAGEAIADRQLSRFRADPANSGKACRAGLWRYSRHPNYFFEWLHWFAYVLLAAGSPLAWLAWSGPVVMYLFLRFLSGVPFTEAQALRTRGEDYARYQRSTPMLIPWFPKEER, encoded by the coding sequence ATGAACCCGTGGCAGCAACTCCTGTTGGTCTGGTCGCTGGCGGCGGTCGCGCAGGCGCTTGCCTGGCGGCGCCAGCAGCGCACGCGCAATGCCGGCATCGTCGATGTGGTGTGGTCGTTCGGCGTCGGCGGTGCGGCCGTGCTGACGGCGGCCACGGGCCAGGGCGCCTTGTTGCCGCGCCTGTTGTTGGCAGCGCTCGGCGGTCTGTGGGGGCTGCGCCTGGGCCTGCACCTGCTGCACCGCGTGCGCGGCGAGGCCGAGGACGGTCGTTACGCGCAGTTGCGCAAGCGCTGGGGCGATGCGCCGCTGAAGTGGCTGACGATGTTCCAGTTCCAGGCGCTGCTGGTCGCCTTGTTCGCGTTGCCGTTCCTGGCGGTGGCCGCCAACCCGGTGGCGCACTGGAACGCGTGGTTCATGGCCGGCATCGCCGTGTGGATCGCCTGCGTGGCCGGCGAGGCCATCGCCGATCGCCAGCTCTCGCGTTTCCGCGCCGATCCCGCCAACAGCGGCAAGGCCTGCCGCGCGGGACTGTGGCGCTATTCGCGGCATCCCAATTATTTCTTCGAATGGCTGCACTGGTTCGCCTACGTGCTGCTGGCGGCGGGCTCGCCGCTCGCGTGGCTGGCATGGAGCGGACCGGTGGTGATGTACCTGTTCCTGCGCTTCCTCAGCGGCGTGCCGTTCACCGAAGCCCAGGCCCTGCGCACGCGCGGCGAGGACTATGCGCGCTACCAGCGCAGCACGCCGATGCTGATCCCGTGGTTTCCCAAGGAGGAACGATGA
- a CDS encoding DUF1365 domain-containing protein — MASAIYEGRVTHRRHAPTTHGFDYRMAQLYLDLDELDAVFRERWLWSVERSNLASFRREDFLGDPAMPLAQAVRERVQAATGELPAGPVRLLAHLRYAGYSFNPVAFYYCHDGEGALHSIVAEITNTPWKQRHAYVLPVSAARRRGRALHWDFDKAFHVSPFMAMARRYAWSFTPPGKDLRVHMDVCDGDVREFDATLALQRRRLDAAGLARVLWRYPLMTARVIAGIHWQALRLWLKRTPVHDHPSNAGHRA, encoded by the coding sequence CTGGCCAGTGCGATCTACGAAGGCCGGGTGACGCATCGCCGGCATGCGCCGACCACGCATGGCTTCGACTACCGCATGGCCCAGCTCTACCTGGACCTGGACGAACTCGATGCGGTGTTCCGCGAGCGCTGGCTATGGTCTGTCGAGCGCTCGAACCTGGCGTCGTTCCGGCGCGAGGATTTCCTGGGCGATCCCGCCATGCCGCTGGCGCAGGCCGTGCGCGAGCGCGTGCAGGCGGCGACCGGCGAACTGCCGGCCGGTCCGGTCCGCCTGCTCGCCCACTTGCGTTACGCCGGCTACAGCTTCAACCCGGTCGCTTTCTATTACTGCCACGACGGCGAAGGCGCGCTGCATTCGATCGTGGCCGAGATCACCAACACGCCGTGGAAGCAGCGCCATGCCTACGTGCTGCCGGTGTCCGCCGCGCGGCGCCGGGGCAGGGCGCTGCACTGGGATTTCGACAAGGCCTTCCACGTCTCGCCGTTCATGGCGATGGCGCGCCGCTACGCGTGGTCGTTCACGCCGCCGGGCAAGGACCTGCGCGTGCACATGGACGTGTGCGACGGCGACGTGCGCGAATTCGACGCCACCCTGGCGCTGCAACGGCGGAGGCTGGATGCGGCCGGCCTGGCGCGCGTGTTGTGGCGCTATCCGCTGATGACCGCCCGGGTCATCGCCGGCATCCATTGGCAGGCGCTGCGGCTTTGGCTGAAGCGCACGCCGGTCCACGACCATCCTTCCAACGCGGGGCATCGCGCATGA
- a CDS encoding DUF2878 domain-containing protein, with protein MANWANLLGYQAAWFATVWSAGRGMPWLGVLACAAFLALQLGVSRRRGDDARVLVAALACGLSIEAGLSLAGLLQHAATPPGWPAPAWIVALWGAFALTLNHSMAWFARHPWTAAAFAGVGAPLAYLGAARGFGAVAFAAPVWRGVLMLGLAWAIALPLLLRIAQRPLLLQREAHA; from the coding sequence ATGGCGAACTGGGCCAACCTGCTCGGTTACCAGGCCGCATGGTTCGCCACCGTGTGGAGCGCGGGGCGCGGCATGCCCTGGCTGGGCGTGCTCGCCTGCGCGGCGTTCCTGGCCTTGCAACTCGGCGTGTCGCGGCGACGCGGCGATGACGCGCGCGTGCTGGTCGCGGCGTTGGCCTGCGGCCTTTCCATCGAAGCGGGCCTGTCGCTGGCGGGCCTCCTGCAGCATGCGGCGACACCGCCGGGATGGCCGGCGCCTGCCTGGATCGTGGCGTTGTGGGGCGCGTTCGCCTTGACCCTCAACCATTCGATGGCATGGTTCGCGCGGCATCCCTGGACGGCCGCGGCATTCGCCGGGGTGGGCGCGCCGCTGGCCTACCTGGGCGCGGCGCGCGGGTTCGGCGCGGTCGCGTTCGCGGCGCCGGTCTGGCGGGGCGTGCTGATGCTCGGCCTGGCCTGGGCGATCGCGTTGCCGTTGCTGCTGCGCATCGCCCAACGGCCGCTTCTCCTGCAACGCGAGGCGCACGCATGA
- a CDS encoding SAM-dependent methyltransferase, with translation MQPQDDRAAPGLLGLAERGQLPDALLRAGIRRLCAQRLREEHALDPDAAARRHSALVADLRQSAVALHVDAANRQHYELPPGFFERCLGPRLKYSGCFYPTGDESLAQAEEAMLALYGERAQLADGQDILELGCGWGSLTLWMAERFPDARITAVSNSAPQRQFIEARCRERGHANVRVLTRDANALQLPAQAFDRCVSVEMFEHMRNYATLLARIGTWLRPGGKLFVHIFCHRTLAYPFETAGDDNWMGRHFFTGGLMPAADTLLWFQDALRIEDRWLVDGTHYQRTANHWLANQDARRDEVMPILRQAYGDAAGLWWQRWRMFWMSCAELFGYDHGREWMVAHYRFAREA, from the coding sequence ATGCAGCCGCAGGACGACCGCGCCGCGCCCGGCCTGCTGGGGCTGGCGGAGCGCGGCCAGCTGCCGGACGCCCTGCTGCGCGCGGGCATCCGCCGGCTGTGCGCGCAACGCCTGCGCGAGGAACATGCGCTGGACCCCGATGCCGCCGCGCGCCGGCATTCGGCGCTGGTCGCGGACTTGCGGCAAAGCGCGGTGGCGCTGCACGTGGATGCCGCCAACCGCCAGCACTACGAACTGCCGCCGGGCTTCTTCGAGCGCTGCCTGGGCCCGCGCCTGAAATACTCCGGCTGCTTCTACCCGACGGGCGACGAGTCCCTGGCACAGGCGGAAGAAGCGATGCTGGCGTTGTACGGCGAACGCGCGCAGCTGGCCGATGGCCAGGACATCCTGGAACTGGGCTGCGGATGGGGTTCGCTGACCCTGTGGATGGCGGAACGCTTTCCCGATGCGCGGATCACCGCGGTGTCGAACTCGGCGCCGCAACGGCAGTTCATCGAGGCGCGCTGCCGCGAGCGTGGCCACGCCAATGTGCGCGTGCTGACCCGCGACGCGAACGCGCTGCAGTTGCCCGCGCAGGCGTTCGACCGCTGCGTGTCGGTGGAGATGTTCGAGCACATGCGCAACTACGCAACGCTGCTCGCGCGCATCGGCACGTGGCTCCGGCCCGGCGGCAAGCTGTTCGTGCACATCTTCTGCCATCGCACCCTGGCCTATCCGTTCGAGACCGCGGGCGACGACAACTGGATGGGCCGCCACTTCTTCACCGGCGGGCTGATGCCGGCCGCCGATACCCTGCTGTGGTTTCAGGACGCATTGCGCATCGAGGACCGCTGGCTGGTCGACGGCACCCATTACCAGCGCACCGCCAACCACTGGCTGGCCAACCAGGACGCGCGCCGCGACGAGGTGATGCCGATCCTGCGCCAGGCCTATGGCGATGCCGCCGGCCTGTGGTGGCAGCGCTGGCGGATGTTCTGGATGAGCTGCGCGGAACTGTTCGGTTACGACCACGGCCGCGAATGGATGGTCGCCCACTACCGTTTCGCCAGGGAGGCATGA
- a CDS encoding ChrR family anti-sigma-E factor has translation MSPRHHLDAATLVSHAAGALSPEMSAVVALHLAGCAECRASLARADAIGGVLVEQQHPAHAQGAQHARLRDAMLARLDEPAPQPAAPANADGDPDRLPAPLHPYFGASWRALKWRWMGPGMHYIRTLGPSGGTMLLLRIGPGRRMPVHGHQGSELTQIVRGAYDDALGHFAAGDVADLDADTEHQPVTAPGEACICVSALDAPLRFPGWFARRLQPLFGI, from the coding sequence GTGAGCCCGCGCCATCACCTGGATGCCGCCACCCTGGTCAGCCACGCGGCGGGCGCGCTGTCGCCGGAGATGTCCGCGGTGGTGGCGCTGCACCTTGCCGGCTGCGCCGAGTGCCGGGCCAGCCTGGCCCGCGCCGACGCGATCGGCGGGGTGCTGGTCGAACAGCAGCATCCCGCGCATGCGCAGGGCGCGCAGCACGCGCGATTGCGCGACGCCATGCTGGCGCGGTTGGACGAACCCGCACCGCAGCCCGCCGCGCCGGCGAACGCCGACGGCGATCCCGATCGCCTGCCGGCGCCGCTGCATCCCTATTTCGGCGCATCCTGGCGGGCGCTGAAATGGCGCTGGATGGGGCCGGGGATGCACTACATCAGGACCCTCGGCCCGAGCGGCGGGACCATGTTGCTGCTGCGGATCGGGCCTGGCCGGCGCATGCCGGTGCACGGGCACCAGGGCAGCGAGCTGACCCAGATCGTGCGCGGCGCCTACGACGATGCGCTGGGGCACTTCGCGGCCGGCGACGTCGCCGACCTCGACGCCGATACCGAGCACCAGCCGGTGACCGCGCCCGGCGAAGCCTGCATCTGCGTGTCCGCGCTGGATGCGCCGCTGCGCTTCCCGGGCTGGTTCGCGCGCCGCTTGCAGCCGCTGTTCGGGATCTGA
- a CDS encoding NAD(P)/FAD-dependent oxidoreductase, protein MRIAVVGSGISGLSAAWLSSQRHEVVLLEADDRLGGHTDTHRVEVDGRQLQVDTGFIVHNPAHYPLLTRMFDELGVATRPTTMSFSVQDARSGLEYNATSLDGLFCQRRNLASPRFWGMLRDLARFYREAPALLDAPGQGPSIGEYLDAHRYGAAFRDQHLVPMASALWSSPAAGILDFPAQYLVRFMANHHMLQLAGRPPWRVVDGGSRRYVDALRARWDVQVRLRAPVRGIARDERGVTLRLDGGIERFDQVVLACHSDQALALLDDASDAERDLLGAIAYQPNETVLHTDARLLPRARKAWAAWNAHLPADPADACTVSYCMNLLQGLPGDTPLVVTLNRTQDIDPARILARRSYHHPVYTHASVAAQARKREIQGQRRTWFAGAYWGWGFHEDGMRSGVEVAAGLGVPWAASGWKREIAAPLEAAA, encoded by the coding sequence ATGCGCATCGCGGTGGTCGGCAGCGGGATATCGGGCCTGTCCGCGGCATGGCTGTCGTCGCAGCGGCACGAGGTCGTGCTGTTGGAAGCCGACGATCGCCTGGGCGGGCATACCGATACCCACCGCGTCGAGGTCGATGGCCGGCAACTGCAGGTCGATACCGGCTTCATCGTGCACAACCCGGCGCATTACCCGCTGCTGACGCGGATGTTCGACGAGCTCGGCGTCGCCACGCGCCCGACCACCATGAGCTTCTCCGTGCAGGACGCGCGCAGCGGCCTGGAATACAACGCGACCTCGCTGGATGGCCTGTTCTGCCAGCGCCGCAACCTGGCCTCGCCGCGCTTCTGGGGCATGTTGCGCGACCTGGCGCGGTTCTATCGCGAAGCGCCCGCATTGCTCGATGCGCCGGGGCAGGGGCCGTCGATCGGCGAGTACCTCGACGCCCACCGCTACGGCGCGGCCTTCCGCGACCAGCACCTGGTGCCGATGGCCAGCGCGCTGTGGTCTTCGCCGGCGGCCGGCATCCTCGACTTCCCGGCGCAATACCTGGTCCGGTTCATGGCCAACCACCACATGCTGCAGCTGGCCGGGCGGCCGCCATGGCGCGTGGTCGATGGCGGCTCGCGCCGCTACGTCGATGCCCTGCGCGCGCGCTGGGACGTGCAGGTGCGCCTGCGTGCCCCGGTGCGCGGGATCGCGCGCGACGAACGCGGGGTGACGCTGCGGCTGGATGGCGGGATCGAACGCTTCGACCAGGTCGTGCTGGCCTGCCACAGCGACCAGGCGCTGGCCCTGCTCGACGACGCCAGCGATGCGGAGCGCGATCTGCTGGGCGCGATCGCCTACCAGCCCAACGAGACCGTACTGCATACCGACGCGCGCCTGCTGCCGCGTGCGCGCAAGGCGTGGGCGGCGTGGAATGCGCATCTGCCCGCAGACCCGGCGGATGCCTGCACGGTCAGCTATTGCATGAACCTGCTGCAGGGCCTGCCCGGCGACACGCCGCTGGTGGTGACGCTCAACCGCACCCAGGACATCGACCCGGCCCGCATCCTGGCCCGGCGCAGTTACCACCATCCGGTGTACACGCATGCCTCGGTCGCGGCGCAGGCGCGCAAGCGCGAGATCCAGGGCCAGCGCCGCACCTGGTTCGCCGGCGCGTACTGGGGCTGGGGCTTCCACGAGGACGGCATGCGCAGCGGCGTGGAAGTCGCGGCGGGGTTGGGGGTGCCGTGGGCGGCGTCGGGCTGGAAGCGCGAGATCGCGGCCCCGCTGGAGGCAGCCGCGTGA
- a CDS encoding cryptochrome/photolyase family protein encodes MNTGIVWFRRDLRLADHPALERALQSHDALLLVYIDEDDAPYSASRAWLRRSLAALAADIAMRGGELHVLAGDAEVLLPRLAADACASAVHISALHEPDADARDARIARRLSADGVAMRRAGGRMLTDADAVRTRAEAPYRVFTPFFKAALPTWRHRPRPAPERLACIGLPASLADAKRAIAAPKPAWDAAFFDRTLPGEAGAHARLRAFLDGLDAYPEHRDLPALDATSLLSPHLHFGEIGPGQVLQAARERGGPGAGKFIAELGWREFAYYVLQHWPASASGNFNPKFDTLPWRSDPAGLRAWRQGCTGVPLVDAGMRQLWRTGRMHNRVRMVVASWLTKHMGIHWREGAAWFLHTLVDADLANNALGWQWVAGTGVDAAPYFRIFNPVTQSRRFDPLGDYIRRWLPELAGLDATAIHAPWEAGIVVPGYPRRPIIDPAQGRADALARLKATG; translated from the coding sequence ATGAACACCGGCATCGTCTGGTTCCGCCGCGACCTGCGCCTGGCCGACCATCCCGCGCTGGAACGCGCGCTGCAGTCGCACGATGCGCTGCTGCTGGTCTACATCGACGAGGACGACGCGCCCTACAGCGCCTCGCGCGCCTGGCTGCGGCGTTCGTTGGCCGCGCTGGCCGCGGACATCGCCATGCGCGGCGGCGAACTGCATGTGCTGGCCGGCGACGCCGAAGTCCTGTTGCCGCGGCTCGCCGCGGACGCGTGCGCCAGCGCCGTGCACATCAGCGCGCTGCACGAGCCGGATGCCGACGCCCGCGATGCGCGCATCGCCAGGCGCCTGTCCGCCGATGGCGTGGCGATGCGCCGCGCGGGCGGGCGCATGCTGACCGATGCCGATGCGGTGCGCACCCGCGCCGAAGCGCCGTATCGCGTGTTCACGCCGTTCTTCAAGGCGGCGTTGCCGACCTGGCGGCATCGCCCGCGGCCGGCGCCGGAACGCTTGGCCTGCATCGGGCTGCCGGCATCGCTGGCGGATGCGAAGCGCGCGATCGCGGCACCCAAGCCCGCCTGGGACGCGGCCTTCTTCGACCGCACGCTGCCCGGCGAGGCGGGAGCGCATGCGCGCCTGCGGGCGTTCCTCGACGGCCTCGACGCGTATCCCGAACACCGCGACCTGCCGGCGCTGGATGCCACCTCGTTGCTCTCGCCGCATCTGCATTTCGGCGAGATCGGTCCCGGCCAGGTGCTGCAGGCGGCACGCGAACGCGGCGGGCCCGGCGCCGGCAAGTTCATCGCCGAATTGGGCTGGCGCGAGTTCGCCTATTACGTCCTGCAGCACTGGCCGGCCAGCGCCAGCGGGAACTTCAATCCGAAATTCGACACGCTGCCCTGGCGCAGCGACCCGGCGGGCTTGCGCGCCTGGCGGCAGGGCTGCACCGGCGTGCCGCTGGTGGATGCCGGCATGCGCCAGCTCTGGCGCACCGGCCGCATGCACAACCGCGTGCGCATGGTGGTGGCGTCCTGGCTGACCAAACACATGGGCATCCACTGGCGCGAAGGCGCGGCCTGGTTCCTGCATACCCTGGTCGATGCCGACCTGGCCAACAACGCGCTCGGCTGGCAATGGGTCGCCGGCACCGGCGTGGACGCCGCGCCGTATTTCCGCATCTTCAATCCGGTCACCCAGTCGCGCCGCTTCGATCCGCTCGGCGACTACATCCGCCGCTGGCTGCCGGAACTCGCCGGACTGGACGCCACGGCCATCCACGCGCCGTGGGAGGCGGGGATCGTCGTGCCGGGCTACCCGCGGCGGCCCATCATCGATCCGGCGCAGGGCCGCGCCGATGCGCTGGCGCGGCTCAAGGCCACGGGCTGA